From Pseudomonas sp. B21-028, one genomic window encodes:
- a CDS encoding glycine betaine ABC transporter substrate-binding protein, producing MKKLSLILGCVLLFAGFAQAAEKPVIRLGARVFTEQTLLAEITAQYLRSKGYDAQITGGLGSNLARSAQETGQLDLLWEYTGVSLVAYNHVTEKLDSAQSYARVKALDAKKGLVWLAPSKFSNTYALALPEKIARQYPQIRNISQLNSVLQAETDENHLVALDTEFANRSDGLAGMVEQYGMNLTRKNIRQMDAGLVYTALRNGQVFAGLVYTTDGRLNAFKLKLLEDDKHYFPDYTAAPVVRQAFLDAHPQLAAQLKPLAELFDDETMRQLNARVDVDHQSPSVVAADFLRQHPID from the coding sequence ATGAAGAAGTTGAGCTTGATACTGGGCTGCGTGCTGCTGTTCGCCGGGTTCGCCCAAGCGGCGGAAAAACCTGTGATCCGCCTCGGTGCCCGGGTCTTCACCGAGCAGACGTTGCTGGCGGAGATCACCGCGCAATACCTGCGCAGCAAAGGCTACGACGCGCAGATCACCGGTGGGCTGGGCAGCAACCTGGCCCGCAGCGCCCAGGAAACCGGGCAACTGGACCTGCTCTGGGAATACACCGGCGTATCCCTGGTGGCCTATAACCATGTCACGGAGAAACTCGACAGCGCCCAGTCCTACGCCCGGGTGAAAGCCCTCGACGCGAAAAAGGGTCTGGTCTGGCTGGCGCCGTCGAAGTTCAGCAACACCTACGCCCTGGCCCTGCCGGAGAAAATCGCCCGTCAGTACCCGCAGATCCGCAACATCAGCCAATTGAACAGCGTGCTGCAGGCCGAAACGGACGAGAACCACCTGGTGGCCCTGGACACCGAATTCGCCAACCGCTCCGACGGTCTGGCGGGCATGGTCGAGCAGTACGGCATGAACCTGACCCGCAAGAATATCCGGCAGATGGACGCCGGCCTGGTCTACACCGCCCTGCGCAACGGCCAGGTGTTCGCCGGGCTGGTGTACACCACCGACGGCCGGTTGAACGCCTTCAAGTTGAAATTGCTCGAAGACGACAAGCACTACTTCCCCGACTACACCGCCGCGCCGGTGGTGCGTCAGGCGTTCCTCGACGCCCATCCACAGTTGGCCGCGCAGCTCAAGCCGCTGGCCGAGCTGTTCGACGACGAAACCATGCGCCAACTCAATGCCCGCGTGGACGTCGACCATCAAAGCCCTTCCGTGGTGGCCGCCGATTTCCTGCGCCAGCACCCTATCGACTGA
- a CDS encoding peptide chain release factor 3, producing the protein MTKQAAEVAKRRTFAIISHPDAGKTTITEKLLLMGKAIAIAGTVKSRKSDRHATSDWMEMEKQRGISITTSVMQFPYREHMINLLDTPGHEDFSEDTYRTLTAVDSALMVLDGGKGVEPRTIALMEVCRLRDTPIVSFINKLDRDIRDPIELLDEIEAVLKIKAAPITWPIGCYRDFKGVYHLADDYIIVYTAGHGHERTETKIIERLDSDEAREHLGDEYERFVEQLELVQGACHEFDQQAFIDGQMTPVFFGTALGNFGVDHVLDAVVDWAPRPLPRVANERTVEPVEEKFSGFIFKIQANMDPKHRDRIAFMRICSGKYEKGMKMRHVRTGKDVRIGDALTFFSSEREQLEEAFAGDIIGLHNHGTIQIGDTFTEGEVLGFTGIPHFAPELFRRVRLKDPLKSKQLRQGLQQLAEEGATQVFFPERSNDIILGAVGVLQFDVVASRLKEEYKVECSYEPITVYSARWIECGDKKKLEEFSNKAVENLALDGGGHLTYLAPTRVNLALMEERWPDVKFRATREHH; encoded by the coding sequence ATGACCAAACAGGCCGCCGAAGTCGCGAAACGCCGCACTTTCGCCATTATTTCCCACCCCGATGCCGGTAAGACCACCATCACCGAGAAGCTCCTGCTGATGGGCAAGGCGATTGCGATCGCCGGCACGGTGAAGTCGCGCAAGTCCGACCGCCATGCCACCTCCGACTGGATGGAGATGGAAAAGCAGCGGGGTATTTCCATTACCACGTCGGTCATGCAGTTCCCGTATCGCGAGCACATGATCAACCTGCTCGACACCCCGGGCCACGAAGACTTCTCCGAAGACACCTACCGCACCCTGACCGCGGTGGACTCGGCGTTGATGGTGCTCGACGGCGGTAAAGGCGTCGAGCCACGGACCATCGCGCTGATGGAAGTCTGCCGCCTGCGGGACACGCCGATCGTCAGCTTCATCAACAAACTCGACCGCGACATCCGCGACCCGATCGAACTGCTCGACGAGATCGAGGCGGTCCTGAAGATCAAGGCTGCGCCGATCACCTGGCCGATCGGCTGCTACCGCGATTTCAAGGGCGTATACCACCTGGCCGATGACTACATCATCGTCTACACCGCCGGTCATGGTCATGAGCGTACCGAAACCAAGATCATCGAAAGGCTGGACTCCGACGAAGCGCGCGAGCACCTGGGCGACGAATACGAGCGTTTCGTCGAGCAACTGGAGCTGGTGCAGGGCGCCTGCCATGAATTCGACCAGCAGGCCTTTATCGACGGCCAGATGACCCCGGTGTTCTTCGGTACCGCGCTGGGCAACTTCGGTGTGGACCATGTGCTCGACGCCGTGGTCGACTGGGCGCCGCGTCCGCTGCCCCGGGTCGCCAACGAGCGCACCGTGGAACCGGTGGAAGAAAAGTTCTCGGGCTTCATCTTCAAGATCCAGGCGAACATGGACCCCAAGCACCGCGACCGTATCGCGTTCATGCGCATCTGTTCCGGCAAGTACGAAAAAGGCATGAAGATGCGCCACGTGCGCACCGGCAAGGACGTGCGCATCGGCGACGCCCTGACCTTCTTCTCCTCGGAGCGCGAACAGCTGGAAGAGGCCTTCGCCGGCGACATCATCGGCCTGCACAACCATGGCACGATCCAGATCGGCGACACCTTCACCGAAGGCGAAGTCCTGGGGTTCACCGGCATCCCGCACTTCGCCCCGGAACTGTTCCGCCGCGTGCGCCTGAAGGACCCGCTCAAGTCCAAGCAACTGCGCCAGGGCCTGCAGCAACTGGCCGAAGAGGGCGCTACCCAGGTGTTCTTCCCGGAGCGCAGCAACGACATCATCCTCGGCGCGGTCGGCGTGCTGCAGTTCGATGTGGTCGCCAGCCGCTTGAAGGAGGAATACAAGGTCGAGTGCTCCTATGAGCCGATCACCGTGTACTCGGCCCGCTGGATCGAATGCGGCGACAAGAAGAAGCTTGAAGAGTTTTCCAATAAAGCCGTGGAAAACCTGGCGCTGGACGGCGGTGGTCACCTGACCTACCTGGCCCCGACCCGGGTCAACCTGGCGCTGATGGAAGAGCGCTGGCCGGACGTGAAATTCCGCGCGACCCGTGAGCATCACTAA
- a CDS encoding TonB-dependent siderophore receptor yields the protein MSRQSLQLPVQSPRLLASAIGVALSATSAAQLAQAAENTDEKSPREAIALDATSITGEAQDTTSYQVEKASSPKYTAPLVDTPRSVTVIPQQVLKDTGALNMQDALRTVPGITFGAGEGGNPQGDRPFIRGFDAQGDTYLDGVRDTGSQSREIFAVESIEVSKGPNSAIGGRGAAGGTINLVSKKAHLGDSFDGGFTWGTDQTQRYTLDGNYQFSDSAAGRLNLMSHESNVAGRDKVNYDRWGIAPSLAFGLGTDTRVNLDYYHLESNDLPDSGIPYSMPASGKTADRTKSNPDKPNDGGDSSNFYGLDRDFRKTRVDTATFAIEHDLNDALTVKNTLRHGSSMQDYILTQPDDSKGNVNNGTVWRRVNTRVSNVDTTTNQTDLFGDFYVAGFKNSFSTGIELSREKGEKSSYAVNTDTVPGTAAANTNCTPSMIGSSSGFNCTSLSNPNPNDPWNGTIARNYAGTETTSVTRALYAFDTLELSPQWLVNMGLRYDHFDTKYKTYNAAGTTTSKGDDVSEFVTGQLGLVWKPADNGSIYASYATSATPPGNMVGEGQEGNPLGGTPDRNGNLLASDMEPETTKNYEIGTKWDLLGSRLSLTAAVFRTEKENARVQVDTTTYENAGKTRVDGLELSASGKITDKWQVFAGYSYLDSEQVDGGPLSVTNGNQLPNTPKNSASVWTTYAITSKLSIGGGAFYVDDVFGNVANTTMVDSYVRYDAMAAYKVSKHLDLQLNVQNLTDETYYDKALGSHFANQAAGRTALLSTNFHF from the coding sequence ATGTCGCGTCAATCATTACAATTACCGGTCCAATCACCCCGTTTGCTGGCGTCTGCCATTGGTGTCGCGCTGAGTGCGACGTCCGCGGCCCAGTTGGCCCAGGCGGCGGAGAATACCGATGAAAAATCCCCGCGCGAGGCCATTGCGCTGGATGCCACCAGCATCACCGGCGAAGCCCAGGACACGACGTCGTATCAGGTCGAAAAAGCCTCTTCCCCGAAATACACCGCACCGCTGGTCGACACCCCACGCTCGGTGACCGTCATTCCCCAGCAAGTGCTCAAGGACACCGGCGCGCTCAATATGCAGGATGCCCTGCGCACCGTGCCGGGCATCACCTTCGGCGCTGGCGAAGGCGGCAATCCCCAAGGTGACCGCCCCTTCATCCGCGGTTTCGATGCCCAGGGCGACACCTACCTGGATGGCGTGCGCGACACGGGTTCGCAAAGCCGCGAAATCTTCGCCGTGGAATCCATTGAAGTCAGCAAAGGCCCGAACTCCGCCATCGGTGGTCGGGGCGCGGCCGGCGGCACTATCAACCTGGTGAGCAAGAAGGCGCACCTGGGCGACTCCTTCGACGGTGGCTTCACCTGGGGAACGGACCAGACCCAGCGCTACACCCTGGATGGCAACTATCAGTTCAGCGACAGCGCCGCCGGCCGTCTCAACCTGATGAGCCACGAAAGCAACGTCGCCGGGCGCGACAAGGTCAACTACGACCGCTGGGGCATCGCACCATCGCTGGCGTTCGGCCTCGGCACGGACACCCGGGTCAACCTCGACTACTACCATCTGGAAAGCAACGACCTGCCAGACTCGGGCATCCCTTACAGCATGCCGGCCTCAGGGAAAACGGCCGACCGCACCAAGTCCAACCCGGACAAGCCCAACGACGGCGGCGACAGCAGCAACTTCTATGGCCTGGACCGCGACTTCCGCAAGACCCGCGTCGACACCGCGACCTTCGCCATCGAGCACGACCTGAACGATGCCCTGACCGTCAAGAACACCCTGCGCCATGGCTCCAGCATGCAGGACTACATCCTGACCCAGCCCGACGACAGCAAGGGTAACGTCAACAACGGGACGGTCTGGCGTCGGGTCAATACCCGTGTCAGCAACGTCGACACCACCACCAACCAGACCGACCTGTTTGGTGATTTCTATGTGGCCGGGTTCAAGAACAGCTTCTCCACCGGCATCGAGCTGAGCCGCGAGAAAGGCGAAAAATCCTCCTACGCCGTCAACACCGACACCGTACCGGGCACCGCCGCCGCGAACACCAACTGCACCCCGTCAATGATCGGTTCGTCCAGTGGCTTCAACTGCACCTCGTTGTCCAACCCGAACCCGAACGATCCGTGGAACGGCACCATCGCACGCAACTACGCCGGCACCGAAACCACCAGCGTCACCCGTGCGCTCTATGCGTTCGATACCCTGGAGCTGTCGCCGCAGTGGCTGGTGAACATGGGCTTGCGCTACGACCATTTCGACACGAAGTACAAGACCTACAACGCCGCCGGCACCACCACGTCCAAGGGCGACGATGTCAGCGAATTCGTCACCGGCCAGTTGGGCCTGGTCTGGAAACCCGCTGACAACGGCAGCATCTACGCCTCCTACGCCACCTCGGCCACACCGCCAGGCAACATGGTCGGGGAAGGCCAGGAGGGCAATCCGCTGGGCGGCACGCCCGACCGCAACGGCAATCTGCTGGCAAGCGACATGGAGCCGGAAACCACCAAGAACTACGAAATCGGCACCAAATGGGACCTGCTGGGCAGTCGTCTCTCGCTGACCGCCGCGGTCTTCCGCACCGAGAAGGAGAACGCCCGGGTCCAGGTCGATACCACCACTTATGAGAACGCCGGCAAGACCCGTGTCGACGGCCTCGAACTGTCGGCCAGCGGCAAGATCACCGACAAATGGCAAGTGTTCGCCGGCTACAGCTACCTGGACAGCGAACAGGTCGACGGCGGCCCGTTGAGCGTCACCAACGGCAATCAGTTGCCGAACACGCCGAAGAACAGCGCCAGTGTCTGGACCACCTACGCGATCACTTCGAAGCTGAGCATCGGCGGCGGCGCCTTCTATGTCGACGATGTCTTCGGCAACGTGGCCAACACCACCATGGTCGACTCCTACGTGCGCTACGACGCCATGGCCGCCTACAAGGTCAGCAAGCACCTGGACCTGCAACTCAACGTACAGAACCTGACCGACGAAACCTACTACGACAAGGCACTCGGAAGTCACTTCGCCAACCAGGCGGCGGGGCGTACGGCGCTGTTGAGCACCAACTTCCATTTCTGA
- a CDS encoding tetratricopeptide repeat protein produces MADFRLRREEVLDGERLKAMLDESPARAAQAILLAAGEGMLDAQALLGQILLDGRGIARDPVLAVRWFGIAARRGHPMARNMLGRCHEHGWGCVADASVAAGHYRLAAEAGLDWGMYNYANLLATGRGVAEDQAQALSLYRRAAESGHAKSMNLLGRYLEDGRCCPADPLAAAQWYRRSAEGGDFRGQFSHAAVLAGKGLIDEALGWLRKALATGNVNFLRVSSESLSGASHPEIRAMAHGYHQRFLQLTQLQ; encoded by the coding sequence ATGGCGGATTTTCGTCTGCGCCGCGAGGAGGTGCTCGATGGCGAACGTCTCAAGGCCATGCTTGACGAAAGCCCGGCGCGGGCGGCCCAGGCGATTCTGCTCGCAGCGGGCGAAGGCATGCTCGACGCCCAGGCGTTGCTGGGTCAGATCCTGCTCGACGGCCGGGGCATCGCCCGTGATCCGGTCCTGGCGGTACGTTGGTTCGGTATTGCCGCGCGGCGAGGGCATCCGATGGCGCGCAACATGCTGGGGCGTTGTCATGAACACGGTTGGGGTTGTGTCGCCGATGCCAGCGTCGCCGCCGGGCATTACCGCCTGGCCGCCGAAGCGGGGTTGGACTGGGGGATGTACAACTACGCCAATCTGCTGGCGACCGGGCGCGGTGTGGCCGAAGACCAGGCGCAGGCCTTGAGTCTCTATCGTCGCGCCGCCGAGTCAGGCCACGCAAAGTCGATGAATCTGCTGGGGCGCTACCTGGAGGACGGACGCTGCTGTCCGGCGGATCCGCTGGCCGCGGCTCAGTGGTATCGACGCTCGGCCGAAGGTGGCGATTTTCGGGGGCAGTTCAGTCATGCGGCGGTGTTGGCGGGGAAGGGGCTCATTGACGAGGCCCTGGGCTGGTTGCGCAAGGCGCTGGCTACCGGGAACGTGAATTTCCTGCGTGTGAGCAGTGAATCGTTATCGGGTGCCTCTCACCCTGAGATTCGCGCCATGGCACATGGTTACCACCAGCGTTTTCTGCAATTGACCCAGTTGCAGTAG
- a CDS encoding betaine/proline/choline family ABC transporter ATP-binding protein (Members of the family are the ATP-binding subunit of ABC transporters for substrates such as betaine, L-proline or other amino acids, choline, carnitine, etc. The substrate specificity is best determined from the substrate-binding subunit, rather than this subunit, as it interacts with the permease subunit and not with substrate directly.) gives MIELQNLSKIFQSNGKDVKAVDAVNLTVNEGEICVFLGPSGCGKSTTLKMINRLIKPTSGKILINGEDTTGLDEVTLRRNIGYVIQQIGLFPNMTIEENIVVVPKLLGWDKQKCHDRARELMSMIKLEPKQYLHRYPRELSGGQQQRIGVIRALAADAPLLLMDEPFGAVDPINREMIQNEFFDMQRALNKTVIMVSHDIDEAIKLGDRIAIFRAGKLVQCDHPDTLLAHPADEFVSNFVGQDSTLKRLLLVKAEDAADNAPSVSPETPVAEALELMDEHDRRYVVVTCAENKALGYVRRRDLHRQTGTCGQFLREFNATAAYDEHLRILLSRMYEFNRSWLPVMDAERVFLGEVTQESIAEYLSSGRSRGGKTSIVSPAETAQA, from the coding sequence ATGATCGAACTTCAAAACCTCAGCAAAATCTTCCAGAGCAACGGCAAGGATGTGAAAGCCGTGGACGCGGTGAACCTGACCGTCAACGAAGGCGAGATCTGCGTATTCCTCGGGCCGTCGGGCTGTGGCAAGAGCACCACGTTGAAGATGATCAATCGGCTGATCAAGCCCACCTCGGGCAAGATCCTGATCAATGGCGAAGACACCACCGGCCTCGACGAAGTGACCCTGCGCCGCAACATTGGCTACGTGATCCAGCAGATCGGCCTGTTCCCAAACATGACGATCGAGGAGAACATCGTGGTGGTGCCGAAGCTGCTCGGCTGGGACAAGCAGAAATGCCACGACCGCGCCCGCGAGCTAATGAGCATGATCAAGCTCGAACCCAAACAGTACCTGCATCGCTACCCCCGTGAACTGTCGGGCGGCCAGCAGCAACGGATCGGCGTGATCCGCGCCCTGGCGGCCGATGCACCGCTGCTGCTGATGGACGAACCCTTCGGTGCGGTGGACCCGATCAACCGCGAGATGATCCAGAACGAGTTCTTCGACATGCAGCGGGCACTGAACAAGACCGTGATCATGGTCAGCCACGACATCGACGAAGCCATCAAGCTGGGGGACAGGATTGCGATCTTCCGCGCCGGCAAGCTGGTCCAGTGCGACCACCCGGACACCCTGCTGGCGCACCCGGCCGACGAGTTCGTCAGCAATTTCGTCGGCCAGGACAGCACGCTCAAGCGCCTGCTGCTGGTCAAGGCCGAGGACGCGGCCGACAACGCGCCCTCGGTCAGCCCGGAAACCCCGGTGGCCGAGGCACTGGAATTGATGGACGAGCATGACCGTCGCTACGTGGTGGTCACCTGCGCCGAGAACAAGGCCCTGGGCTATGTGCGCCGGCGCGACCTGCACCGCCAGACCGGCACCTGCGGGCAATTCCTGCGGGAATTCAACGCCACGGCCGCCTATGACGAGCATTTGCGGATCCTGCTGTCGCGCATGTACGAGTTCAATCGCTCGTGGCTGCCGGTGATGGATGCCGAACGGGTCTTCCTCGGCGAGGTGACCCAGGAGTCCATCGCCGAGTACCTGAGTTCCGGACGCTCCCGTGGCGGCAAGACCAGCATTGTTTCGCCGGCCGAAACCGCGCAGGCCTGA
- a CDS encoding type III PLP-dependent enzyme yields MSIQVEDYFARETFQKMKAFADKQETPFVVIDTAMISQAYDDLRAGFEFAKVYYAVKANPAVEIIDLLKEKGSNFDIASIYELDKVMSRGVTPDQISYGNTIKKSRDIRYFYEKGVRLYATDSEADLRNIAKAAPGSKVYVRILTEGSTTADWPLSRKFGCQTDMAMDLLILARDLGLVPYGISFHVGSQQRDISVWDAAIAKVKVIFERLKEEDGIELKLINMGGGFPANYITRTNSLETYAEEIIRFLKEDFGDDLPEIILEPGRSLIANAGILVSEVVLVARKSRTAVERWVYTDVGKFSGLIETMDEAIKFPIWTEKKGEMEEVVIAGPTCDSADIMYENYKYGLPLNLAIGDRLYWLSTGAYTTSYSAVEFNGFPPLKSFYV; encoded by the coding sequence ATGTCGATCCAGGTCGAAGATTATTTCGCGCGCGAAACCTTTCAGAAAATGAAGGCGTTCGCCGACAAGCAGGAAACCCCGTTCGTGGTGATCGACACCGCGATGATCTCTCAGGCCTATGACGACCTGCGCGCCGGTTTCGAATTCGCCAAGGTCTACTACGCCGTCAAGGCCAACCCGGCGGTGGAAATCATCGACCTGCTCAAGGAAAAAGGCTCGAACTTCGACATCGCCTCGATCTATGAGCTGGACAAGGTCATGAGCCGTGGCGTAACGCCAGACCAGATCAGCTACGGCAACACCATCAAGAAATCCCGGGACATCCGCTACTTCTACGAGAAGGGCGTGCGCCTGTATGCCACCGACTCCGAAGCCGACCTGCGCAACATCGCCAAGGCCGCGCCGGGCTCGAAAGTCTATGTGCGCATCCTGACCGAAGGCTCGACCACCGCCGACTGGCCCCTGTCGCGCAAGTTCGGCTGCCAGACCGACATGGCCATGGACCTGCTGATCCTGGCCCGTGACCTGGGCCTGGTGCCGTACGGCATCTCGTTCCACGTCGGCTCGCAACAGCGCGACATCAGCGTCTGGGACGCCGCCATCGCCAAGGTCAAGGTGATCTTCGAGCGTCTCAAGGAAGAAGACGGCATCGAGCTGAAACTGATCAACATGGGCGGTGGCTTCCCGGCCAACTACATCACCCGCACCAACAGCCTGGAAACCTACGCCGAGGAAATCATCCGTTTCCTCAAGGAAGACTTCGGCGACGACCTGCCGGAAATCATCCTCGAGCCGGGCCGTTCGCTGATTGCCAACGCCGGTATCCTGGTCAGCGAAGTGGTGCTGGTCGCCCGTAAATCCCGTACCGCCGTCGAGCGTTGGGTCTACACCGACGTGGGCAAGTTCTCCGGCCTGATCGAAACCATGGACGAAGCCATCAAGTTCCCGATCTGGACCGAGAAAAAAGGCGAGATGGAAGAAGTGGTCATCGCCGGGCCGACCTGCGACAGCGCCGACATCATGTACGAGAACTACAAGTACGGCCTGCCACTGAACCTGGCCATCGGTGATCGCCTGTACTGGCTCTCGACCGGTGCCTACACCACCAGCTACAGCGCCGTGGAATTCAATGGCTTTCCGCCGCTGAAGTCGTTCTACGTGTAA
- a CDS encoding Fe2+-dependent dioxygenase: MLLHIPGVFSPEEVQRIREALEQAEWADGKITAGYQSARAKHNLQLPEGHPLAKEIGAAMLDRLWSNPLFMSAAIPHKVFAPLLNCYTGGGSFDFHIDNAVRQPKGSAERVRTDLSATLFFSDPRDYDGGELEIQDTYGTQRVKLPAGDMVLYPGTSLHKVNPVTRGARYASFFWVQSLVREDSQRALLFEMDGAIQALTRDVPDHPSLIRLTGTYHNLLRRWVEV, translated from the coding sequence ATGTTGCTGCACATCCCCGGTGTGTTTTCTCCTGAAGAAGTGCAGCGCATCCGCGAGGCGCTGGAACAGGCCGAATGGGCGGACGGGAAGATCACCGCCGGTTATCAGTCGGCCAGGGCCAAGCACAACCTGCAATTGCCCGAGGGCCATCCCCTGGCCAAGGAGATCGGCGCCGCGATGCTCGATCGGCTGTGGAGCAACCCGTTGTTCATGTCCGCCGCGATACCGCACAAGGTCTTTGCGCCGCTGTTGAACTGCTACACCGGCGGCGGCAGTTTTGACTTCCACATCGATAACGCCGTGCGCCAACCCAAGGGCAGCGCCGAACGGGTGCGCACCGATCTGTCGGCCACCCTGTTCTTCAGCGATCCCCGGGACTATGACGGCGGCGAGCTGGAAATCCAGGACACCTACGGCACCCAACGGGTCAAGCTACCGGCCGGGGACATGGTGTTGTATCCGGGCACCAGTCTGCACAAGGTCAACCCGGTGACCCGTGGTGCTCGCTATGCGTCGTTTTTCTGGGTCCAGAGCCTGGTGCGCGAAGACAGCCAGCGCGCATTGCTGTTCGAGATGGACGGGGCGATCCAGGCGTTGACCCGCGACGTGCCGGATCACCCTTCGTTGATTCGCCTGACCGGTACCTACCACAACCTGCTGCGCCGCTGGGTCGAGGTGTAG
- a CDS encoding ABC transporter permease, producing MELLNAFSHLDWQQVMHLTWQHITLVGIAVTLAILIGVPLGIFMTRFPALAGPLQASATVLLTIPSIALFGLLLPFYSKFGQGLGPMPAITAVFLYSLLPIMRNTYLALTGVEPGIREAARGIGMTFGQRLRMVELPIAVPVILAGVRTAVVMNIGVMTIAATIGAGGLGVLILASISRSDMSMLIVGAVLVSLLAIFADLLLQWLQRSLTPKGLLK from the coding sequence ATGGAACTGTTGAACGCCTTTTCCCATCTCGACTGGCAGCAGGTGATGCACCTGACCTGGCAGCACATCACCCTCGTGGGCATCGCCGTGACCCTGGCGATTCTCATCGGCGTGCCCCTGGGCATTTTCATGACCCGCTTCCCGGCACTGGCCGGGCCGTTGCAGGCCAGCGCGACAGTGCTGCTGACGATCCCGTCGATAGCCCTGTTCGGCCTGTTATTGCCGTTCTACTCGAAATTCGGCCAGGGCCTGGGGCCGATGCCGGCGATTACCGCCGTGTTCCTGTACTCGCTGCTGCCGATCATGCGCAACACCTACCTGGCTCTCACCGGCGTCGAACCCGGTATCCGGGAAGCCGCCCGCGGCATCGGCATGACCTTCGGCCAGCGCCTGCGCATGGTCGAACTGCCCATCGCCGTGCCGGTGATCCTCGCCGGCGTGCGCACCGCCGTGGTCATGAACATCGGCGTCATGACCATCGCCGCCACCATCGGCGCCGGTGGTCTGGGCGTGCTCATCCTCGCTTCCATCAGCCGCAGCGACATGTCGATGCTGATCGTCGGCGCCGTGCTGGTCAGCCTCCTGGCCATCTTCGCCGACCTGCTTCTGCAATGGCTGCAACGCTCGCTGACCCCAAAAGGGCTATTGAAATGA
- a CDS encoding ABC transporter permease produces the protein MAIRYGKGLTGGVVVVALLALLVHWIGIDTIRHYRDDLLFYLQAHLLLVLVSMVAALIVGIPAGIALSRPGMVGRAERFMQVFNIGNTVPPLAVLAIALGVLGIGSGPAIFALFLASLLPIVRNTYEGLKNVQGSLKEAATGIGMTPRQVLWKVELPNAVPIIVGGVRVALAINVGTAPLAFLIGANSLGSLIFPGIALNNQPQLLLGAACTALLALLLDGLVTLASRLWLERGLRPS, from the coding sequence GTGGCTATCCGCTATGGCAAAGGGCTGACAGGAGGCGTGGTCGTCGTCGCGCTCCTGGCCCTGTTGGTCCACTGGATCGGCATCGATACGATCCGACATTATCGAGACGACTTGTTGTTCTACCTGCAAGCCCATCTGCTGCTGGTACTGGTTTCCATGGTGGCAGCCCTGATCGTGGGCATCCCCGCCGGTATCGCCTTAAGCCGCCCCGGTATGGTCGGGCGCGCCGAGCGCTTCATGCAAGTCTTCAACATCGGCAACACCGTGCCGCCCCTGGCCGTACTGGCCATCGCCCTGGGTGTCCTGGGGATCGGCAGCGGGCCGGCCATCTTCGCTCTGTTCCTCGCCTCGCTGCTGCCCATCGTGCGCAACACTTATGAAGGCCTGAAAAACGTCCAGGGCTCTCTCAAGGAAGCCGCCACCGGCATCGGCATGACCCCGCGCCAGGTGCTGTGGAAAGTCGAACTGCCCAACGCCGTGCCAATCATTGTCGGTGGCGTGCGGGTCGCCCTGGCGATCAACGTCGGCACCGCGCCGCTGGCCTTCCTGATCGGTGCCAACAGCCTTGGTAGCCTGATCTTCCCTGGCATCGCCTTGAACAACCAGCCGCAACTGTTGCTCGGCGCCGCCTGCACCGCCCTCTTGGCGTTGTTGCTCGACGGCCTGGTGACACTGGCCAGCCGCCTCTGGCTGGAACGTGGTCTGCGACCGTCATAA